CGACCCGCACGATGAAAGGCGAGGCCTATCTGAAGCACTGGGCGCTGCCCAATTTCTTCTTCCACGTCACGACGGCGTACGCGATCCTGCGGCACAACGGCGTGGAGCTTGGGAAATCGGATTACCTGATCGGCGCCCAGTAGAGAGCGTCCTGGGTTCAGGCCGCAGCGGCTTCCAGTGCCGCCAGCCGATCGAGTTCGGCGCACACGTCGGCCATGCGGCCGGAGATCACCATGCGGCCCGCCGTGCTGGCTGCGTGCTCCGCGTCCACCACGCGCAGCACGCGCAGGGGGCGGCGAGAGCTGCCCGTGCGGCGCGCCGGCGGCCAGGCCACGTGCGCGCGGCCCGCGGCGGTGTGCAGGCGCATGCCGGCGGAATGCAATGCCACGGTGGAAGAAGCGGTGGCGCCGGGTGTGCCGGTCAGCCAGCGGCCGAACGAGCGCAGCGCGCCCGCGAAGGTGCAGATCGTGAGTCCCATGTCGCTCTCCTTGACTACAGGGTTCGAAACACAGGCGAGATTCAAAGGGGAGCCGGAGGGCGCAGGGTGATGGCGCCTGTCGCGCCATACGCCCGCCACCTGCTGCCTCCGGCGGATGGCTACATCAGCATGGTGTTGCGGATCAGGCCGACGGCCAGGCCTTCGATCTCGAAGGGCTCACCGGGCTCCACCACGATGGTGGGGTAGTCGGGGTTCTCTGCGTGCAGCTCGATCAGGTGCTTGTTGCGGCGGAAGCGCTTGACGGTGACTTCGTCGCCCAGCCGCGCCACCACGATCTGGCCGTTCTTGGCTTCCTTGGTGGCCTGCACGGCGAGCAGGTCGCCGTCCATGATGCCGGCGTCGCGCATCGACATGCCGCGCACCTTGAGCAGGTAGTCGGGCTTGCGCTGGAACAGGCTGCTTTCCACGTAATACGTCTGGTCGACGTGCTCCTGAGCGAGGATGGGCGACCCCGCGGCCACCCGGCCCACCAGCGGCAGCGCGAGCTGCGCCAGGCTTTGCAGCGGCAGCGGGAACTGCTTGAAGCGCGATTCGTGGATGGAGCGCAGCGTGTCGCCCTTGAGGCGGATGCCGCGCGACGTGCCGCTGACCAGTTCGATGACGCCCTTGCGCGCGAGCGCCTGCAGGTGCTCCTCCGCGGCGTTGGCGGACTTGAAGCCCAGTTCGGCCGCGATCTCGGCGCGGGTGGGCGGGGCTCCGGTGCGCGCGATGGCGGACTGGATCAGGTCCAGAATCTGCTGCTGGCGGGCGGTGAGCTTGGGCGTCTCGTTCATGGGGGCTCCTGAGGGGCAGTTCACTGGCTGCCCATCCAGTACCTGTATTTTTAACCAGTTTCGTGAAAGAGTGCAAGTGCAAGCGCAGCAGATCGTGGTGCTGGGCACCGGCGGCACCATCGCCGGGCGCGCCCAGCGTGCAGCAGACGAGCTCGGTTACCGCGCCGGCGAGATCGGTGTCGAGCAGCTGCTGGAGGGACTGCCGGCCCTGGAAGGCGTCACGGTCGTCGCCGAGCAGCTCGCGCAGATCGACAGCAAGGACATGGCCTTCGAGCTCTGGCGCGAGCTGGCCGCGCGCTGCCGCCACTGGATCGAGCAGCCGCAGGTGCAGGGAATCGTCATCACGCATGGCACCGACACGCTGGAGGAAACGGCGTGGTTCCTGCACCGCGTGCTTGCGCCGCGCAAGCCGATCGTTTTGGTGAGCGCCATGCGGCCGGCAACCGCGCTCTCGCCCGATGGTCCGCAGAACCTCGCCGAGGCTTTCACGGTTGTTCGAACCGCTGGAGCAAGCGGTGTGCTCGCGGTTTGCGCAGGCGCGGTGCACGGGGCCGCCGATGTCCGCAAGGTGCATCCCTACCGGGTCGATGCGTTCAGCTCGGGTGACGCGGGCGCGCTCGCGTACGTGGAAGCGGGCGCCGTACGGCATGTTCGCGCCTGGGCTGCGACCATCCCGTCGCACGAACTGTTCGATCGGCTGCAGCGAACGGCGCAGTGGCCTTGGGTCGAGATCGTGCACAGCCATGCCGGCGCGGATGGCCGCGTCGTCGACGCCTTGGCGTCCGCGGGGGTGCAGGGGCTTGTCGTGGCCGGCACGGGCAACGGCAGCGTGCATGCCGCGCTGGAGCAGGCGCTGCTGCGCGCGAGGGATGCCGGCGTCCGCGTCGTCCGCTCGAGTCGCTGCCTGGAGGGGCCCGTGATTCCGCTCGCGAAGGAGGCGCTCCCCTGCACGCCGCTGACGCCCGCAAAGGCGCGGGTGGACCTGCTGCTGGACCTGCTGGCCTGACCGATGCAGGCGCTGCAGACCCACCCCTGGGCGTACCCGGCGCTGGAGATCGTCCACATCTTCGGCATCGCCTTGCTGCTGGGCAACCTGGTGCTGCTGGAACTGCGCGTGTTCGGCCGCGGCGCCGCGCTGCCGCTGGCCGACCTGGCGCGGCTGAGCCTGACGGTCGCGCTCTGCGGCTTCACGCTGGTGGCGGCCAGCGGACTGCTGATGTTCGCGAGCCAGCCGCAGGAGCTGCTCGCCAACAGCGCCTTCACGCTCAAGATGCTGCTGATCCTGCTGGCGGGCGGGAACGCGGTGGCCTTCCATGTGCGCGGGTCGCTGAAGCGGCTGGACACCACGGCTCGCGCGCTGATGCTAGTCTCCACCGTCCTGTGGCTCGCGGTCCTGACCTGCGGCCGCTGGATCGCCTATCGATGAAGGAGCGAGACGATGAGACGCAGAACCCTCCTCTTGTCCGCCGCGGGGCTGCCCACGCTGGCCTTGGCGCACCACGGCTGGAGCAGCTTCGACCAGGACCGCCCGATCTACCTGGAAGGCCGTGTCACCGGCGTGCGGTGGCAGAACCCGCACGCGGAGCTCGACCTGGAGGTCAGCCCCTCGCTGAAGGTGCCGGGCGACCTCGCGTCGCGCCAACTGCCGGCGCAGAGCGCCGCCGTGGATGGCAAGGCGCTGGTGGCCAAGGCGCAGGTGCCCACGCGCAAGGACAAGGTCTGGGAGATCGAACTGGCGCCGCTCACCCGCATGGAGGCGTGGAAGGTGGCCGAGATCAAGCCCGGCGCGCTGGTGTCGGTCGTCGGTTTCGGATTGAAGGACGAGAAGGAACCCGTGGTGCGCGCGGAGTACCTGTTCGTCGACGGCAAGGCCTACGGCCTGCGCTCCAGCCCGGCCTGAGCGCCGGACGCGATCAGCTCTCGAGCGCGGCGAGGGCCCGGGCCGTGATCTCCTCGACGCTGCCGATGCCGCTGATCGCGCGGTACTTCGGCGCATTCACCGGATCGGCCTTGGCCCAGTTGGCGTAGTAGTCGACCAGCGGGCGTGTCTGCGACGCGTAGACCTGCAGGCGCTTCATCACCGTCTCTTCGCGGTCGTCTTCGCGCTGGATCAGCGGCTCGCCGGTGACGTCGTCGATTCCGGCCACCTTGGGCGGGTTGAACTTGACGTGGTAGGTGCGGCCCGAGGCCACGTGCGAGCGGCGGCCGCTCATGCGCTCGACGATCGCGGCGAAGGGCACGTCGATCTCCAGCACGTAGTCGAGCTTGACGCCGGCGTCCTTCATCGCGTCGGCCTGCGGGAGGGTGCGCGGGAAGCCGTCGAACAGGAAGCCCTTGGCGCAATCGGGCTGCGCGAGGCGCTCCTTGACCAGGCCGATGATGATGTCGTCGCCCACGAGCCCTCCGGAATCCATCACCTGCTTGGCCGCCTTTCCCAGCGGCGTGCCGGCCTTCACCGCGGCGCGCAGCATGTCGCCGGTGGAGATCTGCGGGATGCCGTACCTCTGGCAGATGAAGGTTGCCTGGGTGCCTTTGCCTGCGCCTGGCGCGCCCAGCAAGATCAGTCTCATGGATGTCCTCGGATGGAGTTTGGCGGGCGCTGCGGCCCCCTCGTCATCCCGCGCCGGGCCGTGCGCACTCTTGCGCTTGAGGATAGCACGCGCCTTTACGCGGCTTTACGCGCGCGGCTGCTCGAAAACGGCCCGCACGCGCGCCAGGTCTTCGGGCGTATCGACGCCTGGCCCGGGCGCGTGCTGAGTCACATGCACAGCGATGCGATGCCCGTGCCAGAGCGCCCGCAGCTGCTCCAGCGACTCGAGCCGCTCCAGTGGCGCCTGCGGCAATGCAGGGAAGGCCCGCAGGAAGCCGGCACGGTACGAGTAGATGCCGACGTGCCGCAGCGGAGCCGGGTCGGGCAGGGCGCTCACGCCCGCGGCGAAGCCGTCCCGCCACCACGCGATCGGCGCTCGGCTGAAGTAGAGCGCCAGGCCCTGCGCGTCGGTGACCACCTTGACGACGTTCGGATTGGTGAACTCGCCGGCCTCGTGCAATGGATGCGCGGCCGTGCCCATTGGCGCATCGGATTGGGAGGCGAGCAGCTGCGCGACCGCATCGATCAGCGCGGGATCGATCAGCGGCTCGTCGCCTTGCACGTTGACGACGATCTCGTCGTCGGGGAGTGAAAGCAGGCGGCTGGCCTCGGCGAGTCGATCGGTACCGGAAGGATGGTCCGTGGCGGTCAGCACAGCCTGGACGCCATGGGCCTCGCACGCCGAGACGATGGCCGGGCTGTCGGCCGCGACGACGACGCGCTGCGCCTTCGACAGTCGCGCGCGTTCGGCCACGCGCACCACCATCGGCTTGCCGGCGATGTCCGCCAGCGGCTTGTCGGGCAGCCGGGTCGATGCCAGCCGCGCCGGGATCAGGACCGTGAAGCGCACGCGCTACACCAGGGGCGTGCGCGCGGGCAGGCGCTCGAGTTCGTCGTCGCTGAGCGTGCGCGCTTCTTCCTCGATCAGCACGGGAATGCCGTCGCGGATCGGATAGGCCAGCCGCGCCGCCCGCGAGACCAGTTCCTGCCGCGAGCGGTCGTAGTCGAGGTGCCCCTTGGTCACTGGGCACACGAGCAGCTCAAGCAGTTTGGGGTCCATGCGGCGATGATAGCTTTGGGCGCAGCAGCGACTCGAGCTGCGACCAGAAGCCGTCCTCGATCTCCAGCTCGAGCGGGACGGCCCACGCGGGTGGATGCTTTCGCCAGAGCTTCACCGCATCCTTCTCCGTGCACAGCAGCGGCGCGTCGCCATGCAGCCAGGGGCCGTCGGAGCCGAAGTCGTGGTGGTCGTCCAGCGCCCAGGTGCGGCGCAGCCGGATGCCGGCGGCCTTGAGCATGTCGAAGAAAGCCTGCGGACGGGCGATGCCGGCCAGCGCGTCGCACTCCTGGCCGGTGAAGGAAGACAGCTCCACGCGCTCTCCGTCGGCGCGCCACGC
The sequence above is a segment of the Ramlibacter henchirensis genome. Coding sequences within it:
- the adk gene encoding adenylate kinase translates to MRLILLGAPGAGKGTQATFICQRYGIPQISTGDMLRAAVKAGTPLGKAAKQVMDSGGLVGDDIIIGLVKERLAQPDCAKGFLFDGFPRTLPQADAMKDAGVKLDYVLEIDVPFAAIVERMSGRRSHVASGRTYHVKFNPPKVAGIDDVTGEPLIQREDDREETVMKRLQVYASQTRPLVDYYANWAKADPVNAPKYRAISGIGSVEEITARALAALES
- a CDS encoding Trm112 family protein, encoding MDPKLLELLVCPVTKGHLDYDRSRQELVSRAARLAYPIRDGIPVLIEEEARTLSDDELERLPARTPLV
- a CDS encoding DUF6152 family protein, with protein sequence MRRRTLLLSAAGLPTLALAHHGWSSFDQDRPIYLEGRVTGVRWQNPHAELDLEVSPSLKVPGDLASRQLPAQSAAVDGKALVAKAQVPTRKDKVWEIELAPLTRMEAWKVAEIKPGALVSVVGFGLKDEKEPVVRAEYLFVDGKAYGLRSSPA
- a CDS encoding asparaginase → MQAQQIVVLGTGGTIAGRAQRAADELGYRAGEIGVEQLLEGLPALEGVTVVAEQLAQIDSKDMAFELWRELAARCRHWIEQPQVQGIVITHGTDTLEETAWFLHRVLAPRKPIVLVSAMRPATALSPDGPQNLAEAFTVVRTAGASGVLAVCAGAVHGAADVRKVHPYRVDAFSSGDAGALAYVEAGAVRHVRAWAATIPSHELFDRLQRTAQWPWVEIVHSHAGADGRVVDALASAGVQGLVVAGTGNGSVHAALEQALLRARDAGVRVVRSSRCLEGPVIPLAKEALPCTPLTPAKARVDLLLDLLA
- the lexA gene encoding transcriptional repressor LexA, with the protein product MNETPKLTARQQQILDLIQSAIARTGAPPTRAEIAAELGFKSANAAEEHLQALARKGVIELVSGTSRGIRLKGDTLRSIHESRFKQFPLPLQSLAQLALPLVGRVAAGSPILAQEHVDQTYYVESSLFQRKPDYLLKVRGMSMRDAGIMDGDLLAVQATKEAKNGQIVVARLGDEVTVKRFRRNKHLIELHAENPDYPTIVVEPGEPFEIEGLAVGLIRNTMLM
- the kdsB gene encoding 3-deoxy-manno-octulosonate cytidylyltransferase; this translates as MRFTVLIPARLASTRLPDKPLADIAGKPMVVRVAERARLSKAQRVVVAADSPAIVSACEAHGVQAVLTATDHPSGTDRLAEASRLLSLPDDEIVVNVQGDEPLIDPALIDAVAQLLASQSDAPMGTAAHPLHEAGEFTNPNVVKVVTDAQGLALYFSRAPIAWWRDGFAAGVSALPDPAPLRHVGIYSYRAGFLRAFPALPQAPLERLESLEQLRALWHGHRIAVHVTQHAPGPGVDTPEDLARVRAVFEQPRA